The DNA region GGCGGCCGGCCTCGACGGCGTCGCCACCTACCTGCTGATGTGGGGCGTGATGATGTCGGCGATGATGTACCCCGCGATGTACCCCTACGTCAGGGGCTACCTCGACGGCATCGGCGGCGGCGTCCTCAGACAGCAGGCCGCCCTCTGGGCGTTCTTCGTCCCCTACAGCCTCGTCTGGACCGCCACCGGTGTCGTCCCCCTCACGGTGGACCTGCTCGTGCCGGTCCACGACCTCGTGTCGGCCGCCCCGGGCGCCGTCCTCGGCGTCGGGTTCCTCGCGGCCGGACTCCACCAGCTCAGCAGCTACAAACATCGCTTCCTGGACCACTGCTGTGACTGTTCGGTCCGGGAGGTCTCGCGCTCCCTCGGCGGCATCGCCCGCGACGGCCTCGCCCACGCCCGGTCCTGTCTCGGGTGTACCTGGGCCCCGTTCGCGCTCATGGTCCTGCTCGGGTCGATGAACCCGGCGGTGATGCTCGGGCTGACGCTGCTCGTGACGCTCGAACGGGCCGCCGACCGCGGGCACGAGGTCGCCGCCGCGAGCGGTGTCCTCTCGGTCGCCCTCGGCGCCCTCTGTGTCCTGTCCGGCGCACTCGCGCTGGTCTGACCGACCACGCCCAGTCGAATCGCCGCGGCCGGCTTCCGGCCTCGCACCGACCCTGCGACCGCAGTTCAGCGATCCAGTCACGATGCACGACGCACTCACCGTCTCCGGCATGACCTGTACCGGCTGCGAACGACTCGTCGAACGCGAGGTCCGCGACATCCCCGGCGTCGAGCACGTCTCGGCCCGACACACCGACGACATCGTCGAGGTGTCGGTCGACCCGAGCGTCCGCCCGCAGGTGGTCGACGCCATCGAGCGCCTCGACTACGACGTCCACTGAGGCGGCGCGGTCCCCGGCCGTTCCGCTCTCCCTGTCCCTCCCTCGCGATTCTTTCGATACTTCGACCACATGACCATACACCGACGTTTCACGTCTGGGACTCGACACCTACTGTTTCGCCATCCCCCGACTCTGCCGGCCGGTAGACGAACGACGACCGCACGTCGCTGTCGTACATGAGCGTCCCGTCCGGTAGCCGGAGCAGTCGTG from Haloarchaeobius amylolyticus includes:
- a CDS encoding heavy-metal-associated domain-containing protein, giving the protein MHDALTVSGMTCTGCERLVEREVRDIPGVEHVSARHTDDIVEVSVDPSVRPQVVDAIERLDYDVH
- a CDS encoding DUF2182 domain-containing protein, whose product is MSLLGIFGQTVGRIATSLPGTVPGRATLWDATTDRRGVAALAHQSVAILGAAALLWAALLRGWLPMPQNSLDAPMTAPGVPEAMATAAGLDGVATYLLMWGVMMSAMMYPAMYPYVRGYLDGIGGGVLRQQAALWAFFVPYSLVWTATGVVPLTVDLLVPVHDLVSAAPGAVLGVGFLAAGLHQLSSYKHRFLDHCCDCSVREVSRSLGGIARDGLAHARSCLGCTWAPFALMVLLGSMNPAVMLGLTLLVTLERAADRGHEVAAASGVLSVALGALCVLSGALALV